In Flavobacterium endoglycinae, one DNA window encodes the following:
- a CDS encoding pectate lyase family protein: protein MKKNLLFLAVFLFVSQTWAQQITEASGWLESVFVKWQPVSNAQSYNVYFSGEGIVDRKIDTQLIRSYGSYFRADIPGLKAGAYTVKIKPVISGTEGTGTTSSSLIVKAHDRSGFAFANSRIPGAYNADGTPKSNAVILYITEQTKNTVSLTVTGATTNPCVGLQTILDGYKKGKDARPLIIRMIGQITDLSYMLNGDIVIENNNYASSYITLEGIGNDAVADGWGIRIKNASNVEVRNIGTMNCDSGEGDNIGLQQDNDYIWVHNCDFFYGNAGSDADQVKGDGALDCKKSTYITFSYNHFWDSGKSNLLGLSEGTTAGLYITYHHNWYDHSDSRHPRVRYYSAHVYNNYYDGNSKYGVGSTMGSSVFVEANYFRNCKYPMLTSMQGTDVYNGATGTFSSEDGGTIKAFNNTMSGQTRFVAYNPSTYPVEFDAYVATSRNETISSGITSKKGAKTYNNFDTNSSIMYSYTPDSPETARTNVMQYAGRISGGDLQWTFNNAVDDSADAVNTGLKAALTGYQTNLVFVQSESATGNQTLTSTTNTNQTVTSGTAIASIVFTWGGDATDATVTGLPASGLTFVKNTSAKTITISGSPTATVNYSIATTGNLGTSATGSGTITVTAAGAQTLTSTNNNSQTVASGIAINSIVFTWGGTATDATLTGLPASGISFVKNTSAKTITITGTPTANVSYTVTTTGTGTTAIASGTITVTTSSSGNEIHNFTASGKTSSFYNITGNLSTTKGTVTYNGLTLTQCLKIESSTSITFTTSQTSTLTLVFVESAATIKVDGVDKTASGGIVTVSLAAGNHTITKKDTSNLFYMSTVYNTGTLRIADSETLVQPEEKVLLYPNPVNSTLHLIDNAQKVETIEIYNLLGALVKTVQKNTESIDISNLSSGTYIAKIQTNTGLINQKIIKK from the coding sequence ATGAAAAAAAACTTACTTTTTCTAGCGGTCTTTCTTTTTGTGTCACAAACTTGGGCACAGCAAATTACTGAAGCCAGCGGATGGCTTGAATCTGTTTTTGTAAAATGGCAGCCTGTTTCGAATGCTCAATCGTATAACGTTTATTTTTCCGGAGAAGGAATAGTTGACCGAAAAATTGACACACAGCTTATTAGAAGTTACGGCAGTTATTTTCGTGCAGATATTCCGGGATTAAAAGCTGGGGCTTATACTGTAAAAATTAAACCCGTAATTTCAGGAACTGAAGGAACAGGAACAACAAGCAGCTCTTTAATTGTTAAAGCACACGATCGTTCAGGATTTGCTTTTGCTAATTCACGCATTCCTGGCGCTTATAATGCCGATGGAACTCCTAAAAGCAATGCAGTGATTTTGTATATCACTGAACAAACTAAAAACACTGTTTCGTTAACCGTAACAGGAGCTACAACCAATCCTTGCGTGGGTTTACAAACAATTTTAGACGGTTATAAAAAGGGTAAAGATGCGAGACCGTTAATAATCCGAATGATTGGACAAATAACGGATTTGTCATACATGCTAAATGGTGATATTGTAATCGAAAACAATAATTATGCTTCAAGTTATATCACATTAGAAGGAATTGGAAACGATGCAGTAGCTGACGGCTGGGGAATACGAATTAAAAATGCGTCAAATGTTGAAGTCAGAAATATAGGAACAATGAATTGTGACAGCGGTGAAGGTGACAACATTGGTTTACAGCAAGACAACGATTATATTTGGGTACATAATTGCGATTTCTTTTATGGAAATGCAGGAAGCGATGCCGATCAGGTAAAAGGTGATGGTGCTTTGGACTGTAAAAAATCTACTTATATTACTTTTTCATACAATCACTTTTGGGATTCTGGAAAATCAAATCTTTTAGGTCTAAGTGAAGGAACAACGGCAGGTTTGTATATCACATATCATCATAACTGGTACGATCATTCAGATTCTCGTCATCCCCGAGTTAGGTATTATTCAGCTCATGTCTACAACAATTATTATGATGGAAATTCAAAATATGGTGTTGGCTCTACTATGGGGTCCTCAGTTTTTGTGGAAGCCAACTATTTTAGAAACTGTAAATATCCAATGCTGACTTCTATGCAAGGAACTGATGTGTATAATGGAGCAACAGGAACTTTTTCGAGCGAAGATGGAGGAACCATAAAAGCATTCAATAATACTATGAGCGGTCAGACACGTTTTGTGGCTTACAATCCTTCCACTTATCCTGTAGAATTTGACGCTTATGTTGCGACTTCAAGAAATGAAACTATCAGCAGCGGTATTACTTCTAAAAAAGGAGCTAAAACTTATAACAACTTCGACACGAATTCAAGTATTATGTATTCTTACACGCCTGATAGTCCTGAAACAGCGAGAACAAACGTAATGCAATACGCTGGACGTATTTCGGGAGGAGATTTACAATGGACATTCAATAATGCTGTTGATGATAGTGCAGACGCTGTAAATACAGGATTAAAAGCAGCATTAACAGGATACCAAACAAATCTTGTCTTTGTACAAAGTGAATCTGCAACAGGAAATCAAACATTGACTTCAACCACCAATACCAATCAAACGGTAACCAGTGGAACTGCAATTGCTTCAATCGTTTTTACTTGGGGAGGCGACGCAACAGATGCGACTGTAACAGGATTACCCGCTTCTGGATTGACATTTGTAAAAAATACTTCTGCAAAAACCATTACAATTTCAGGATCTCCAACCGCTACAGTAAATTATTCAATAGCTACGACTGGAAATTTGGGTACTTCTGCAACAGGATCAGGAACCATTACAGTTACGGCGGCGGGTGCACAAACCTTAACTTCCACAAACAATAACAGTCAAACTGTAGCCAGCGGAATTGCCATTAATTCTATTGTATTTACATGGGGCGGAACTGCAACGGATGCAACATTAACAGGACTTCCAGCTTCTGGAATTAGTTTTGTAAAAAATACATCCGCAAAAACTATTACTATTACAGGAACTCCAACAGCCAATGTTTCTTATACCGTTACTACTACCGGAACTGGAACCACAGCAATTGCATCAGGAACGATAACAGTAACAACGAGCAGTTCTGGTAATGAAATCCATAATTTTACAGCATCTGGAAAAACCAGTTCTTTCTACAATATAACTGGAAATCTTTCCACAACAAAAGGGACAGTAACTTACAATGGTTTGACATTGACGCAATGCCTGAAAATAGAATCTTCTACAAGCATTACTTTTACTACATCACAAACAAGTACTTTAACTCTTGTATTTGTAGAATCTGCAGCGACTATTAAAGTGGATGGAGTTGACAAAACAGCTTCTGGAGGAATTGTAACAGTTTCGCTTGCTGCAGGAAATCATACAATTACTAAAAAAGACACATCCAATCTGTTCTATATGAGTACTGTTTACAACACTGGTACTTTACGAATTGCAGATTCTGAAACTCTTGTTCAACCTGAAGAAAAAGTTTTATTATATCCAAATCCAGTTAATAGCACTTTGCATTTAATTGATAATGCTCAGAAAGTTGAAACTATTGAAATTTATAACCTCCTTGGTGCTTTGGTAAAAACGGTTCAAAAAAATACTGAAAGCATTGATATCAGTAATTTATCTTCCGGAACATATATTGCTAAAATTCAAACCAATACTGGTCTGATCAACCAAAAGATTATTAAAAAATAA